A genomic stretch from Hydrogenimonas urashimensis includes:
- a CDS encoding SDR family NAD(P)-dependent oxidoreductase → MTVFITGTNSGIGKALAEEYLAGGVAVYGVGRRSKATIRHENFHYLSLDLRATESISAHLRLFLNRLDALHLVILNAGVLGEIKEMRHTSLYELESVMLTNVWANKVILDTLITMNLSVRQIVGISSGAAVNASKGWGSYSLSKSALNTLLKLYSREMESTHITALAPGVVDTPMVRHITEKVDETKYPSAKRLKNGPIMTPKEAAQRLIEAFEKVKKYESGSFLDVRTME, encoded by the coding sequence ATGACTGTTTTCATTACCGGAACCAATTCGGGTATCGGCAAGGCGCTCGCCGAAGAGTATCTAGCAGGCGGTGTTGCGGTTTACGGTGTCGGGAGGAGGAGCAAAGCGACGATTCGGCACGAAAATTTTCATTATCTTTCTCTCGATCTGCGGGCGACCGAGAGTATATCTGCCCATTTGCGGTTGTTTCTAAACCGGTTGGATGCGCTGCATCTGGTCATCCTCAACGCGGGTGTCCTCGGTGAGATCAAAGAGATGCGGCACACTTCTCTCTACGAACTCGAATCGGTCATGCTCACCAACGTCTGGGCGAACAAAGTCATTCTCGATACATTGATCACGATGAATCTTTCCGTCAGGCAGATTGTGGGCATCTCATCCGGCGCTGCCGTCAACGCGAGCAAAGGATGGGGAAGCTATTCGCTTTCGAAATCGGCCCTCAACACGCTGTTAAAGCTCTACAGCCGGGAAATGGAGTCGACCCATATTACCGCACTCGCACCCGGTGTCGTGGATACACCGATGGTCAGACATATCACGGAAAAGGTCGACGAAACCAAATACCCCTCCGCGAAACGCTTGAAGAATGGGCCCATCATGACACCGAAAGAGGCAGCGCAGCGGCTGATTGAGGCGTTCGAAAAAGTCAAAAAATATGAAAGCGGCAGTTTTCTGGATGTTCGGACGATGGAGTAG